The sequence CTCTTCTGAACTTTTGCTTGTCGCAATGGTTCGTGATCAGCAAAAGAGAGAATCTGACTCACTAAGGGGATATTGGAACATTTCTCTGAGTGGTGTAATTTCTCTGAGTGGTGTATATGTTAATGACTAAAAGGATTTACTCTTGTATTTGCTGCATTGTATGTTTGTAGTTGCTTATGCTATTTAAgttacaataattattttaccaTGAGATTACTCAATTTGTGATTACATTTTCCATGCAAAAAACAGACTGAATGTGTTCATCAATTACTAATCATTGATTCTATAACTAATCGTTTCAAATGTTGAGTTTGAACCAAATCTGGAGATCCCAATTCTGTATTAGAATTTGGGGTGTACTCGAGTAATATATGTTCAGCTATGCATCCCTGTTCCATGTACAATATCATGTTTTCAGTAACATATCTATCGAAAAGAAGCAAAACTGAACAATCTGGCCTAAAAGAAAAGAACATAAAACAGAATTACACTATCATATCATATGAATAAAAAGTTTCATTAATGGAAACTCaaacaaaatacaaatcatTTTCTCTTTGACCACATTCTCAAGCCTTGAATCAGCCACATACAATGTTTCCATTTCATAGTTAGCGTTCAAAAATGTGTGCAAACCTTTGCTTAAAAGTCCCTCAATTCAGTTTAGCCACTGCTTCAAGAGCCGCACAGGTATTCTCAAACATACCAAAAGCCTTTAGCTCAACCATTTGGTATACATACAcaaaaaaatcatgaaaaatgCAACACTGAATGTAGTTTAGGTTTTACAAAATTAGACAAATCATCTTTTGTGCTGACTGTTGAGTCTGAAGATGAGTTTTTTTAACCCAAATAGAGATGATTTctagaataataataataataataataatagatagAAAAATTAAACATTTGAGCAAACAAACATAAAGATTAGAGCAAATAGATAATTTACCTCAAAGTTAGACATGTTCATTCATTAAGCACTTTAAAAAGAGCAAATCCACTTGGTGTCTCTACTAGTACTTTTGCAAATCAATCTTGATTTATGAAGACGTGATTATTCTCCTTGTTAAAAAAAACCGGAGGAATGAGATCAAGAACAAGAAATCGATGTTTTTAAATTTGACTAACATTAAAACTACTTAAACATAAAGAATCTTATCGATTTCACTTTTCAAACAATTGCTTGTATAGTCGCAAACATCGTTTGAGAAAATTTAATCCATAAAAAGATGAAGGAATTCATTTGAAAAACAGCCAGTGAACGTTAAAATGATTAGAATTTTAAGTTTTCTCTTAAATGTCAGTTTTTAGTTTATGGATTCAATGtagataataattataaaaaattcgATGAAACTTTTTTATTAGTGTAAATGACATATTTTCGTATATATAGAGGTATGAAGTCATATGAAAAGTCCAAAATACAACCTAAATCATAACAtaaaaactttcaaatcagAAACACaagtaaaattctaaaaatctaGTCAAATCAATTGGAAGTATCTATTAATCACTTGAAGTGAGCCATGTGGCTTCAAATTACCAGAGATCCAatcatatactaaaataaataactctGGAAAACAACTGATAACATATTCAAAGACTTTTTAGTCAAAAAAGTATTGAAAACCTGAGTTTTCATTGTTTTCTAAGTattgaaaaaaaagttttcattgTTTCCTAAGTAATGAGACGCTTATAAATATTTGGCTGTTTGGTacatatgttaatttcaaatttgGATGGATTTGATTTCTAATaaacttttagatttttttaaaatgaacaataagagttattatattttttatcaaacaaaaaCTATCTCTTTAAACTATaagatttgtatatttatattttagttaaaattttatcaaacacTTGATATTTGTATACCTTTGCAGCGTATACATTAGGATCAGATCGTGGAAGTGACGCACTACGTgccaataataaaattattcttGAATATATGATGATTAAAAATTGTGCACAAAATTTTCTCTTCCATGGGAATTTGTTAATAGTATTTTCGTTTAtgaaatcaaaaacaaaattctaacttatattatgaaatagaGTAGTagtcatttttacttttttcaacAAATAAATTCTATACGATTATTCATCTGAGTTTTTTTACACAATAttctaaaatatcatttaaattttaaaatacagatGGTGAACCCCTGCTGATTTCTAATGAGTCAGAGGGGATATGGCGTGTGGATAACAGATCGATGTCAGATGAAAATATGTGGGGTGAATCTAGCAAACAAATAACGCTCTATGATGGACCAATCTCGAGATTCAACCTtagagatttattttatttaatgaacaTTTATTTAGGGGGTGTATTCAACTGAGAATTTGAggtgatttgtattaaaatgataaatccactgttattcaaacatgaattttaaaaactcatttaAAATTCATTGTTATTGAACTTAACATTTCGTAGAGTACTATAAAATCCACTGCTATTGAAAATACTTTAAGTTGTAGAGTTTTACAGTTTTCAAGTGATTTTAAGGTGTTTGAATGgagttttttagttaaaataattaaaacccAAATCCCATAATTTTAGATTACATTCTAGaatagtttaacaaaaatcaCCTAAATCTCTACAACTTattaaaatcatctaaaactctatttaaaatcaaatcacctcaaatgttatattgaatacATCCCCTTAATAGATTAAGACATTGTTAAGAATAAAATTCACATATTATAAAATGTTCTTAAATGTATAATTTGGGCCTTTATTATTATAGGCTTCACCTAAACAAACTAAGCCCATATTTCCCTTAACGCTCACCGCCGTTTTGTTCTCTTCACCCCCGCCGTGTTGTAGTTCTCGCCGCCGCGcatctctcactctctctctctcaaactcCTTGACATCGATCGACTCAATCCTCCCATGTAAGCTTCCTCCTCTCGTATTCTATCATCGAATCATTACTCAGTATCATCATGTTTATTTGATCAAAATCAGAATCAGAATCATGTCATTCTGCAATAAGCTAAGCCGCGTCGTGAGGCACCAGAGCGAGACCGCCTCCTCCATGATTACCTCCCTCAGGTCCTTCTCTTCAGAAGCCGCCACTCACCACAGGTACCACCAGGAGACGCACAGTTTCCTCGAGCCGGAGAGGTACATCAACAGCTGGGAGCCGGCTAAAGATCCCAGAGACGCTGAGAGGATGCTAGCTCAGCTGAGGAGGGATTACGCCAAGAAAGTGAGTCTGTATCGTAAAGACTACGTTCACGAGATCGAGATGCTTAGGGTGGAGAAGCAGCGTAAGGACGAGGCGAGGCTGGTCGCTGAGCGTGCTGCTAATGAGGAGAGGCGGCGTTTGAAAGCTGAGGCGGCTAAGGTTAGGGCTGAGGAGCGTAAGGTCTTTGAGGAAGAGTTCAGGAGAACCCTGGTACGTTTCTTTGATCATGTCTGTGAGATAGTTCTTGTAAGAAAATGATTGGCAAGTGATGTTTTTTGTCTTGAAGATTTTGGAATCTTTGGTAGTTATGCTTTAGGTGACTTATTTAATAGAAGGGTATGCGTGATTTGTGAGAAAGCTTTATACTTTAGAGCTAATGGACTTATGTGGTTATGGGATTGGAGATTTTGATCATGAATCATGTATGTAACCATGATGATGTCTCTAGATTAGCTAGCTGTTGTTCTTGTTTATAACACATAAGATGGACCATGATTGATGCTTTCCATGCTATTTCTTTTGAAGGCTGTGAAACttattagttagttagttagagGTTCCATTTGTTTGAGCTGGAGGTAGAGGAAACACTGTACACACACACTCGCTCTTGCCATAGGAGTATTCACTGATTCATAGACtagttttatgtttaaaatttgaGTTCCTTATGTCTCGGAGCAGTAatggtaaatatttttgtaaatattcaAGAAACGCCCGAGTCATAGACCAGTTTTATGTTTGCAGATGAAAGAAAGAGAGGAAAAGCTGGAGTTCTGGAGAATGACAGGACTAAAAAGGGAAGATaagaagaaagataaaaagaagctATTGCATGAGCAAAGTTCATTGTGGATCGAGCCAAAGGAACTGGAGAAGAAGATTACAGAAGCTCTAGTTGAGTCCACTACTCTCTAAACCCAAGCCCCTCTCTTCTTAATCTTTGTTTGAGAAACaatcatttttgtaattttgttggagACGACTTATCTTTTCTTCTTTGAATAGAGAGATAAAAGCGAAATCGGTTAGGCGCTTGTGCATCAAGCACATAATCAGTATTGGTGGTCTTGTGATCAATCATTAATAAGAaagtttgtttttgttgttataAGTAACATGCTTACCCACTCACGAGGAATCCACTTCTTTAGCTCAGCCTCGCACTCTTCTGAATTTGTGCTTATAGATATGGTTAGTGATCAGCGGAACAGAGACTCTGATTCTCTTAAGATTATCTTGGAACCTTCATGTGAGTGGTGTATATGTTAATGACAGGATTTACACACGCCTCTCTCTTACTCTTGTATTTGTTGCATTGGTTATGCTTAAGTAATAGTTATACCTTACAATGAAATTACTCAAATTCTGATTTCTTTTTCCCTGCAAAACAGACTGAATGTGTTCACCGATTACTATATCACTGATGCTATGAGTTATAACTAATCTTGTTTCTCTCATTTTTATGTATAAAGATAAAAGTAGTGGCAAGTATCAAAGGTCTATAATACATGAAAGCAGCTATTCGGATGTTGAGTTTGAACCATATCCGGTTAGATTCCAATTCTGCATTAGAATGTGGGATGCACATGAGTTATTATACATTCAATTATTCATCTATGTCCCATATGTAATACCATGTTCTCAGTAACATAGCTATCAGGaaacaaaaatgaaatatctgacgtaaaaaaaaagaacataaaaacaaaactgaacTATCGTATGAATGAATAACTTTGATTGAAATGAAATCATTAGaggaaacacacacacacacacacaaaatgaCAGGCTGGCAAATTAGAAGATTGATAGAAGTAGGGCCACATGGTACCATTCAGCCACATGCATGGCTTTTGAGTCTCTCCCCCAATGCTTCTTCCCCACCCACACCACTCTTTCCTTTCTTGTTATTATTCCCTTCTCATTTAGTGCATCTCTTCCTATATATCTCAAAACTTTactcatttaaatttaaaattttatttaagtataatgtttttagttttcaaaatttgatCCTTTTGACAAAAATAAGTCATATACATGCAAGTCTCCTAGCATATATAGTCCTCCAATTTAACTGGAAATTAAATTACATTATATCTTTGTGTTTAGAACTGATGATACTTATTTAATTCTGACAAAAGAGCTTTACGAATTGTGCATTACTATAGTTTGCTGCAAGCCTGCAAAGTACCATTGAGACTATACCATTAATATGTTTTTACCAcgttaaaattttgataaccaAATAGAAATGATTAAAAGTGGACCGACGAGCTAGACATTTAAACAATAACAGTACGCACCACTGACCGCGACTAAACAATGAAAAAGacataataaaaccaaaacactTGAAAGatcaaaacattatttaaaaaaaagagagaaataatTACAACAAAAAGGAACCAAACACATGCACCCtccaaataaaaacacaaaatatcatTCTCAGACAACCAGTTTTgtctcatttttttcttcttgatatttttttttgcaagaaGAGAAGAACAAAATGTCGTTCTCTCCCTCTCGATCTCCCCGGTGTTACGAAGATCTGTCGGTGATAATACGTTACGATTATTCTTAAACCTGCTAGTACACACACTAACATGTATTAACTGCAAATTAGTGGGAATTAATGCTAATTTAAATTGAGTTCATTAAAAATTActcaattctattttttttttaattattctatCCCCCAATAATGTTTATTCGCATAAGAAAGGCTGTCATTTTGGCGTTAAATCTTTCCCTACCTTATTTTGCTTATTTATTCTTggtagaaaattattttattctattaaaaaatataataactcGTCTTTTGTCCACTATCATTTATACTCTTCTTCcaatcaaaacaaaaagaaaaacttctCTTCTCTGTGGTCAATAactcttctccttctctcttcttcttctttcttctgcttTTTTCTCAATATCAGGTTGCACTTGGCGCGAAAAGTTCTTCTCTTTTCGGACAGCTTTTCTTTCAGTTCCGTTTTCAGACACCTTTCTGTTTCGTTACAAATAAAAGATGCCAGTAAGTACGTGTTCttattatgtttttagtttcttAAGTCTCTTGTCCTTCTTCCCCTGTCTTGTCCGAGAATGAATTGCTAGTTGAAGCTTATAAGTCAAACCCATCAATCGTTTTGCTTTCTCGGTTTCTGGGTCTCCGTCATTTCGATGGATCCGTTGGAAAAATTAATACTTTCTTGGATCTGAACTTTGGAATCAGACTGTCCTGATATGAtctctttttgtattttttggtAGGTGGCATTAGTTTTGCTGCTGGCATTGAGCTGTCTGATTCGGAGCCACGGCGCCGGAAACGTATGCGATCTTGGTCGGAGACCAAACACGAGACCTCACAGTGTCTCGATTCTGGAGTTTGGTGCTGTTGGAGATGGGAAAACGTTGAACACAATTGCGTTTCAGAACGCTGTCTTCTATCTTAAGTCTTTCGCTGACAAAGGTGGTGCTCAGCTTTATGTTCCTCCCGGACGGTGGCTCACCGGAAGTTTCAATCTCACCAGTCATCTCACTCTCTTCCTTGAGAAAGACGCCGTCATTCTCGCCTCCCAGGTTTgcctccttctcctcctctctTACTCTAAAGCTTTGATCATTCTAAAGAGTAAGACCAGAGTTTGTTTGGCTTCATTGTTTCATAGAGGTTCTTGATTAGATGCAAAGATTAATGTCTTTTTCTGATGGTTTGAATCAAAGTCTGTTTCTATTGGTCAATGCGCTTAAAAAATCAGTCTAGACGCCCGCctaattaattaataagaaCATTTATGAATTTTTGTTTCTCATTTTGTCTCTCTGTATAAAGGATCCATTGCACTGGCAAGTTGTGGATCCGTTACCATCATATGGACGAGGCATTGATCTACCTGGGAGGAGATACATGAGTTTAATAAACGGCTATATGCTGCATGATGTAGTAGTGACAGGTTACACATGATTTTGAACCTTTCACttcattttgtttgtttgttaatgctaaataaacaaaaactcaCCGTTACATTTCCATGTTCCTCGGTTTTTTAGGTGATAACGGTACTATAGATGGACAAGGCCTGCTTTGGTGGGATCGGTTTAATTCTCATTCTTTGAAGCACAGTAGACCGCATCTCGTCGAGTTTGTCTCTTCTGAAGATGTCACTGTCTCAAATCTTACCTTCTTGAATGCTCCTGCTTATACTATCCACTCGGTGTATTGTAGGTAAAAATAGTTTCTGAAACTCCCGTTCTTATCAATATAGCTCCTTTTGGTTTAGTAGAATCTTGACTCTGGTCACTCATATTGTGCAGCCATGTGTACATAAATAAAGTAACAGCTACTACTTCTCCAGAATCTCCTTATACCATCGGCATTGTCCCAGGTTAGTTGTTTTGTGTTTCTTGTTGATTCTGGAAGTGACTTAAATTTCTGGGCACCTGTAAAAGGCCACATACCAATAAAATACCACATTCGTTTACATTTTAGGATtaggaaaaatattttttattgagaTAATGTTTCTAAAGGGAAAAAGAATATTGGGTTTTAAGTCTAATATAAAATGGATCTAAGAGATTGTAAGTTATTCAATATACAAACTCTAAACGGATATTTGACTCAATTATATTTTGCTCTCTTAAGTTTCTTTGCTTTTTCCGATGTTAATTGGCATTTTGTTCACAAAATTTCTGCCTAGTGAAAATGATATGGCTTCACTTGTTTGAGTTTGCATTTCCAAATCAAACCTTCTTTTTTGCTTCTTTCAGATTCTTCTAATAATGTGTGCATCCAAGATTCTAGCATCAGCATGGGCTATGATGCCATCTCCCTTAAAAGTGGTTGGGATGAATACGGTATATCCTATGCAAGACCTACTGCAAATGTCCAGATACAAAACGTTTACCTCAAGGCAGCTTCTGGTGCCTCCATTTCCTTTGGAAGTGAAATGTCTGGTGGCATATCCGATGTCGTGGTCCGAGATGCTCACATACACAACTCGTTATCGGGGGTTGCCTTTAGAACAACTAAAGGAAGAGGCGGTTACATGAAAGAGATTGATGTTTCGAACATCAACATGGTCAATGTTGGTACTGCGTTTCTAGCAAATGGTAGCTTTGGAACTCACCCGGACTCTGGTTTTGATGCAAATGCTTACCCGCTAGTGAGTCACATCATGTTACATGACATTGTTGGAGAGAACATAAGCATAGCAGGAGAGTTTTTTGGAACTAAAGAGTCTCCTTTCACTTCGGTTTTGCTATCTAATATCTCTCTGTCGATGAACTCGGATTctcctgatgatgatgattcttggCAATGCTCGTATGTGGAGGGTTCTTCAGAATCTGTTGTCCCTGAACCGTGCTTTGAGCTGAAGGGTTTTGAAAGTTCATACGGCAGAGCTGTGGCCTTGTgagaaacaaaaattaatgtCTCCAtgattcatatttgttttgttgaaGTTAGCAGAAAGGTCAGATtcttttttccttaaataaaccCCAATGTCAGATGTTATTATTTGCAGTTTGTGAGATTCTTATATCTTGTACAGGTTCATTTGTTCATTCATATGTAACCGAAAAAAGTTTTGTTCAGTGGATATTCTTCATGTTGCTTAACGAAAGATGGTTAAGTCATCAgtttcttttctgttttcagaCTTTTGTTTGGGATGTATTCAATTTAATATTTAGAGtttgaattaatttatttttaatgagtTTTTGCGAGATTTTAGATGAACTACAAAATATtaagattttatttaaaacactCCAAATCTCCTATAAAACCATATaatttgaataattatattttaactaaaatttgttacttacatatttttaataacaataaaatttataatatattacaaaatataaattcaaTAATCACCCATTACTCACATATTttcaataacaataaaatttataatgtattgcaaaatataaattcaataataattgattttaaatttttttttttcaaattatgttTAAACAATAGTGTAATTGACAGACAAATCACTCCAAAGTCTAAACTGAATATATCCCCTTTGTGCTTCTCCTAACTGTGAAGAGGCTTTATGGCCCAATAAATATGTCAGCCTGTTGATAAAGCTCGGCCCAGTAACGAAAAGCTGCTTCGTGACCCAGTAGTGAAGGAGCGGCTTGCGTCAAGAGACGTTACCGAACGCAACCCTTCACTTCCCCCACCCACCCACACCATCTTCCTCTTTTCCCCCACATCtgtaacatttatttattttctactgTCTCAACTAAATTTTTCTATTTAAGTAAAAATAATACTAATCGAGTGTCTGCCACTAGAAATTGAAATAAAATTCCCccatgattttatttttcttctccatttttttCGTACAcgataaataatataaatcgAAATTCCCAATCCTTCATCTTCCCAATCTCTCTAAAACCCTAGACTCACTTTCAACTCAAGCAGACAGGACTTTAAAACCACATCCACTCTTGTTTTTATTACCGGAGAAGAAATAATTTcaacttttatttttggttgtgtgtttttgtttttctctttggAGCGATCGATTCTGTAACCATCACAATGTCGAGTTCAATCGCAAGAACAGCGATTCGTGGTGAGAATCGGTTCTACAACCCGCCGGCCATGAGGAGGATGCAGCAAGAGGCGCAATTGCAACAGCAGTTAAGGGAGAAGCAAGGAGAAGTGGATAACGAGCCTAAGGCAAAGCTGCCGCAGCCTCTTCGTACCCGGAAAAGTCATGGGAAGAGCAAGAATCGGGTTGTTTCCTCCGGGTCTGAAGTATCCGTAGCCTCATCTGAATCttccgggtcgggtcgggttcaGAGAGAAGCCTCTAACTTGGATCGGTTCTTGGAACACACCACTCCCTTTGTCCCTCCCAGGTTTCTTCCCATGGTAAGACTGATTTCAATATTAAAAGTTAGAAATGTCTTTTAGTACTCATCGAGTTTATGTGTTTTGTCTTAACGAAGGTCATTAGAGATTTAAATTCTGAAAGTAAAAGTTAGAAATGTCGTTTATCTCTGATTTGAACCAGATAGATTATCCTGTTTTGTCTTAATATTAGTGGAAACTTAGTATGTTTGCTGTCCTGTATAGCTATTTCATTTTGCTTTTAaaaaacaacttttttatattgttGATCTAACGAAGTGATTTGAATTAGGGTGACTCGAGTTTTTTCAGTGTAGACCTATCTTTTGATCAATGCTAATTGCTGCACTTATGTTTTCCAGAGGAGCAAACGGGAACTTAAAACCGGTGAATCGGAGAGCAGTTCatattttgtactcgaggatcTGTGGGAGTCGTTTGCGGAGTGGAGTGCGTACGGTGCTGGTGTTCCTCTCCATATGGATGGGAGTGACTCCACCGTGCAGTACTATGTGCCTTATTTATCCGGCATTCAGTTGTATGTAGTAGACCCATCTAACAAGGCCAGGTTAATTTTTCAACAactctttctgtttttttttttttttcatttcacagTTTTGATTATTTGACTTTTGTTACAGAAATAAAGTTGAAGATAATGAAGGAAGCAGCCACAGTAATAGTGGTAAGACTCTGCAGAGTGAGGTGGACTTGAGTGTCAGCGAACTGAATAGAGTCAGTCTTGGAGATCAATCTGGAGAGACTGAGACCAGCAATCCTCAAGGACGGTTACTATTTGAGTACTTGGAGTATGAACCTCCCTTTGGCCGTGAACCTCTCGCTAACAAAGTAAAACTCCCTCCTAAACAAAAGTCATCTACTTcctttattttgatttttttcacaTTTTAAGTAAGTTTATCATAACACTAGGTATCAGATCTGGCTTCAAGATTCCCTGAGCTAATGACATACAAGAGCTGTGACCTTTCTCCATCAAGTTGGGTCTCTGTGTCATGGTATGTTTCCTTTGAACCCCTCTCTTGATTTCTTGAGATCTTTGTTATATGATGATCTTTTACTTCATTGGTGTGTAGGTATCCAATATACAGAATACCAGTTGGTGCAACACTACAGAACCTTGACGCATGCTTTCTAACTTTCCACTCTCTCTCAACACCCCCACCTCCTCTAAGTAAGTAACCTTATGCTTCTAATGTTAACATTACATCGCCTATTTGTCTTACAAGGTCTTGGGTATGTATAGAAGCAGGTGCCTTGGAGGCATCCGTGAAGCTACCGTTGCCTACTTTTGGACTCGCTTCTTATAAGCTTAAACTATCTGTGTGGAACCAAAACAGAGCTCAAGAGTGCCAAAAGATATCTTCTTTGCAAGACGCTGCAGACAAATGGCTTAAGTGTCTGCAAGTTAATCATCCGGACTACAAATTCTTTACCTCTAACATCACACAAACGAGGTGAAAAAGGTGAAAAGCTGCTTTGGCTCTGGTCTGATTCAAAGACAACCCATTTATGATATCTACTCTACTCTACTTCACGTTATAAAAATTCTCTGCTTACACCAAAGTAAAACCAAGTACGTACTGGGTAAAAGACTCTTGCGTGTTTTTCAGGCGATTTAAGAGTCTCGCTGTTTCATTACCAGAAGATGCTTTGTGAATTGTAGCCTAAGCTTTCATTTGTTCTTCTTCTGCTGAAACTAGTCTTTTGCTTTTTCCATATATAGTGATGAAATTTGTTGAGGAGTGATACTTGTAATGTTTAGAtgcaaatcttttttttgtgaTACAATTTGATTGCTGAACTGGAACACAGCTTGGCTTATATATCAATTTGTTGGAGGCTTCTAGCTTTGATCAGTCCGATGAGAGGAAAAAGTACTTTGATATCCTGAATATTCAAATTAAGATCCCTCAAGTACATCCGATTACTGCATATACTCATAAATTACAATCTATTTTCAAATGGGATGTTCACTGTATAGTCTGGCTACCGTTGGGCTATTAACCAAATGGAGACATAACTGAAAGACTGCCTTCACTAAGTTCTAACCCGGAAACTGAAAGTAATCCCTATGTTCAAACACTTCTTGCTACAAAAGGTACTCTTCTAAGGAGAGGAACACTCATGTCAATCTACTGTCTTCCACATGTTGTCGAAAAGCGGAAAGTTCTAACTATTTCTTCTTTACCTGTCCTCATGCAGTCATATGATAAGGCGGCATGGAGACGAGCTAATACT comes from Brassica rapa cultivar Chiifu-401-42 chromosome A02, CAAS_Brap_v3.01, whole genome shotgun sequence and encodes:
- the LOC103854579 gene encoding vicilin-like seed storage protein At2g18540, with the protein product MSFCNKLSRVVRHQSETASSMITSLRSFSSEAATHHRYHQETHSFLEPERYINSWEPAKDPRDAERMLAQLRRDYAKKVSLYRKDYVHEIEMLRVEKQRKDEARLVAERAANEERRRLKAEAAKVRAEERKVFEEEFRRTLMKEREEKLEFWRMTGLKREDKKKDKKKLLHEQSSLWIEPKELEKKITEALVESTTL
- the LOC103854581 gene encoding uncharacterized protein LOC103854581 isoform X1 encodes the protein MSSSIARTAIRGENRFYNPPAMRRMQQEAQLQQQLREKQGEVDNEPKAKLPQPLRTRKSHGKSKNRVVSSGSEVSVASSESSGSGRVQREASNLDRFLEHTTPFVPPRFLPMRSKRELKTGESESSSYFVLEDLWESFAEWSAYGAGVPLHMDGSDSTVQYYVPYLSGIQLYVVDPSNKARNKVEDNEGSSHSNSGKTLQSEVDLSVSELNRVSLGDQSGETETSNPQGRLLFEYLEYEPPFGREPLANKVSDLASRFPELMTYKSCDLSPSSWVSVSWYPIYRIPVGATLQNLDACFLTFHSLSTPPPPLKAGALEASVKLPLPTFGLASYKLKLSVWNQNRAQECQKISSLQDAADKWLKCLQVNHPDYKFFTSNITQTR
- the LOC103854580 gene encoding probable polygalacturonase; the protein is MPVALVLLLALSCLIRSHGAGNVCDLGRRPNTRPHSVSILEFGAVGDGKTLNTIAFQNAVFYLKSFADKGGAQLYVPPGRWLTGSFNLTSHLTLFLEKDAVILASQDPLHWQVVDPLPSYGRGIDLPGRRYMSLINGYMLHDVVVTGDNGTIDGQGLLWWDRFNSHSLKHSRPHLVEFVSSEDVTVSNLTFLNAPAYTIHSVYCSHVYINKVTATTSPESPYTIGIVPDSSNNVCIQDSSISMGYDAISLKSGWDEYGISYARPTANVQIQNVYLKAASGASISFGSEMSGGISDVVVRDAHIHNSLSGVAFRTTKGRGGYMKEIDVSNINMVNVGTAFLANGSFGTHPDSGFDANAYPLVSHIMLHDIVGENISIAGEFFGTKESPFTSVLLSNISLSMNSDSPDDDDSWQCSYVEGSSESVVPEPCFELKGFESSYGRAVAL
- the LOC103854581 gene encoding uncharacterized protein LOC103854581 isoform X2, whose translation is MSSSIARTAIRGENRFYNPPAMRRMQQEAQLQQQLREKQGEVDNEPKAKLPQPLRTRKSHGKSKNRVVSSGSEVSVASSESSGSGRVQREASNLDRFLEHTTPFVPPRFLPMRSKRELKTGESESSSYFVLEDLWESFAEWSAYGAGVPLHMDGSDSTVQYYVPYLSGIQLYVVDPSNKARNKVEDNEGSSHSNSGKTLQSEVDLSVSELNRVSLGDQSGETETSNPQGRLLFEYLEYEPPFGREPLANKVSDLASRFPELMTYKSCDLSPSSWVSVSWYPIYRIPVGATLQNLDACFLTFHSLSTPPPPLSALEASVKLPLPTFGLASYKLKLSVWNQNRAQECQKISSLQDAADKWLKCLQVNHPDYKFFTSNITQTR